The stretch of DNA GCCGCAGTCGCAATCCAGAGGAGGCGCTTCCGGGCCATCACCTACACCGTTCTGCGCCCTGGCTCTGCGAGTCGGGGCGTGATCTGACACGGAAACCGACTTGAAAGTGCCGTAGGGTGACGCTTCAGTCCGAGCAGAGTCCGTATGACGCCCAGTTCATAGCAAAACGCCGGAGCATGCACAAGCTCCAGCGTTGTCTATTGCTGCCTTCAGATCAAACTCAGTTGCTCGCCGCCCTCCAGGTGGGCCAGATGCTCCGGAAGGTTGCCGGGCCTGTCCATCACGATCTGCTCGGCTTTGTAGCTGCTGCGAACCAGTGGCCCCGACACGATTTCCAGAAAGCCCAGCTTCATGCCTTCCTCGCGGATGTCGTCGAATTCGGCGGGCGACACGTAGCGCACCACGGGCAGATGGTGCATGGTGGGGCGCAGGTATTGCCCGAAGGTCAGCACGTCTACCCCAGCGGCGCGGCAGTCGCGCATGGCCTCGCTGATTTCCTCGCGGGTCTCGCCCAGCCCCAGCATGATGCTGGTTTTGGTGATCACGTCGGGGCGGGCGGCTTTGGCGTGGGCCAGCACCGCCAGCGTCTGGTCGTAGCTGGCGCGAATATCGCGCACCGGATGGGTCAGGCGGCGCACCGTTTCGATGTTCTGGGCGTAGGTGTCCACGCCGCTGTCCAGCACCAGATCGACGCAGTGGGTGTTGCCGCCAAAGTCGGGCGTCAGGGCTTCCACGCGGGTTTCCGGGTTCACGCGCTTGATGGCCTGCACCGTTTTGGCAAAGTGGTACGCGCCGCCGTCGGGCAAATCGTCGCGGTCTACGCTGGTCAGTACCACATACTTCAGACCCATCAGGCGCACGCTGTCAGCCACTCCGGCGGGTTCGTCCAGATCCAGTTTGCCCATCGGATTGCCCGTGTCTACCGCACAAAAGCGGCAAGCGCGGGTGCAGATGTGGCCCATCAGCATAAATGTGGCCGTGCCCCGGCTCCAGCACTCGCCTATGTTGGGGCACATGGCTTCCTCGCAAACCGTGTGCAGGCGGTGTTCCTTCACGATTTTGCGTACTTCCCCGAACACCTGCCCGGTGGGGATGGTCACCTTCAGCCAGTCGGGTTTCTTGTCGCGCACGGGCACGCTGTCTTTGCGGTAGATGCCGTTTTTGATGAATTTGGGTTCGGGGGCGCTCGGTGGATTGATAGGCTCGTGCGTCATAGTGTGGCTCCCTGTAGGTGTGGGGAAGATGGATTGAGGGGGCTTGCCACGTCGGGCAGCGTCCAGTCGTAAGCGGCAAAAGTGATGTGGAAGGCGGCGATCAGGGCGGCTTTGGCTTCGGCGACGCTGGCCGTGCGTTCCAGGCCGCGCAACTGGTATTCGCGCTCCACACTGGTCATGTGGGTGCCGCTCAGGCCACACGGCACGATCAGATCGAAGTGTTGCAAGTTGGTGGTCACGTTCAGGCCCAGCCCGTGCAGCGCCACATTTTTCTGCACGGCCACCCCAAACGAACAGATCTTTTGCTCGT from Deinococcus sp. QL22 encodes:
- the lipA gene encoding lipoyl synthase, which gives rise to MTHEPINPPSAPEPKFIKNGIYRKDSVPVRDKKPDWLKVTIPTGQVFGEVRKIVKEHRLHTVCEEAMCPNIGECWSRGTATFMLMGHICTRACRFCAVDTGNPMGKLDLDEPAGVADSVRLMGLKYVVLTSVDRDDLPDGGAYHFAKTVQAIKRVNPETRVEALTPDFGGNTHCVDLVLDSGVDTYAQNIETVRRLTHPVRDIRASYDQTLAVLAHAKAARPDVITKTSIMLGLGETREEISEAMRDCRAAGVDVLTFGQYLRPTMHHLPVVRYVSPAEFDDIREEGMKLGFLEIVSGPLVRSSYKAEQIVMDRPGNLPEHLAHLEGGEQLSLI